Below is a genomic region from Streptomyces roseoviridis.
GGAAGGCGACGACGGTGACCAGGATGAGGCCGGTGAAGCCGACGGCCTTGCCGACCACCGAGAGGTAGGCGGCCACGGGCAGCGGGGCGCCGACATAGGTGTCGGGCACCCAGAAGTGGAAGGGGACGGCCGCCGTCTTGAAGGCGAAGCCGACCAGGGTGAGCGCCACGCCCGCCTGGGCGAGGGTCTGCAGCTGGTCGGGCACGTCGCCGAGGCGCTGGGCGACCTCGGTGAGGTGGAGGCTGCCGGTGGCGGCGTAGACGAAGCTGACGCCGAGCAGGGTGACGGCGGTGGCGGTCACGGAGGACAGGAAGAACTTCAGCGCCGACTCGCCGGACATCCGGTCGCCGCGCTTGAGGCCGACCAGCGCGAACGCGGGCAGCGAGGCCACTTCGAGGGCGACGACGAGCGTCGCCAGGTCGCGGGAGGCGGGCAGCAGCGCGGCGCCGGCCGCGGAGGACAGCAGCAGGAACCAGAACTCTCCGGCCGGCAGCTCCTTCCGGGTGCCGGCGAAGGAGAGCAGCCCGGTGAGCAGCGCGCCGGCGAGCACCAGGAACTGGATGACCAGCGTGAAGTGGTCGGCGGTGTAGCTGCAGGCCCGGATCTGGGTGTCGGCGGTGAGGCAGAAGGTCGAGCGGTCGCCCGCGCGCAGCGGGACGAGCAGCACGAGCGCGGCGGCCAGGCCGGCGACGGAGGTCCAGCCGAGGAGCTGCTTGCGGCCGGGGGGCACGAAGAGGTCGGCGACGAGGACGGCGAGGGCGACCACCGCGACGAGGGTGGGCGGCGCGATGGCGAGCCAGTCGACGGACTGGACGAGGTCGGCGGACCGGGCCTGGCCGGTGGGCCGGGCGAGGTCGGCGGCGGCGAGGGCGGTCACGGGGCTCACTGGGTGCCTCCGGCGAGGAGCTGCTGGACGGCCGGGTCGGTGAGGCCGAGGAGGACCGCGGGCCACAGTCCGGCGAGGACGGTGAGGGCGACGAGCGGGGTCCAGGCGGCCAGCTCGTACCCCTGGACGTCGGCGATCGCGGCCTCGCCGGACGGGCGGGGGCCGCCCATGCAGACGCGGCGGACGACGACGAGGAGGTAGGCGGCGGTGAGGAGGGTGCCGAAGGCGCCGATCGCCGTGTACGTGAGGAAGGCGGGGCGGCTGAGGCCCTCGGCCGGGTCGAAGGCGCCGAACAGGGCCAGCATCTCGCCCCAGAAGCCGGCCAGTCCGGGCAGTCCGAGCGAGGCGACCGCGGCGAAGGCGAGCAGCGCGCCGAGGCGGGGGGCGCGGCCGTAGAGGGCGGCGCCGGTGGCCCCGGCGAGCGTGTCGAGGTCGGCGGTGCCGTAGCGGTCCTTGACGGCGCCGGCGAGGAAGAAGAGCAGGCCGGTGATGAGGCCGTGGGCGATGTTGGCGAAGAGGGCGCCGTTGACCCCGGTGGGGGTCATGGTGGCGATGCCGAGCAGCACGAAGCCCATGTGGCCGACGGAGGAGTACGCGATCAGGCGCTTGAGGTCGCCCTTGCTGCCGGGCCTCGCGAGCGCGAGGCAGGCGAGCGACCCGTAGATGATCCCGGCGACGGCGAAGGCGGCGAGGTACGGGGCGAAGGCGCGCATGCCGTCGGGGGCGATCGGCAGCACGATCCGCACGAAGCCGTAGGTGCCCATCTTCAGGAGCACGCCGGCGAGGAGGACGGAGCCGACGGTGGGGGCGGCGGTGTGGGCGTCCGGCAGCCAGGTGTGCAGCGGCCACATCGGGGTCTTCACCGCGAGGCCGACGCCGATCGCGAGAACGGCGATGACCTGCACGGACGTGGTCAGTCCACGGCCGTTGTCAGTGGCGAGTGCCACCATGTCGAACGTGCCCGCCTTCAGGCCCACGAGGAGGAGACCGAGCAGCATGACGACGGAGCCGAGCAGCGTGTAGAGCACGAACTTCCAGGCGGCGGCCTGCCTGCCCTCGCCGCCCCAGCGGGCGATGAGGAAGTACATCGGGATGAGGACCATCTCGAAGGCCAGGAAGAACAGCACGAGGTCGAGGACGGCGAAGGTCGCCAGGGTGCCGGACTCGAGCACGAGGAGCAGGGCGACGAAGGCCCGGGGCGCGGGGCCCGTGGGGGGCTTGAAGTAGCTGTACAGCGCGCACAGGAAGGTGAGCAGCGCGGTCAGGACGAGGAGGGGGAGGGAGATGCCGTCGACACCGAGGTGGATGCGCACGTCGAGTGCCCTGATCCAGCTGATGTCGGTCGTGGCCTGCATCGTCGAGGGGTGGTCGTGGTCGAAGCCGAGGGCGAGGACGACCGTGGCGAGCAGGACGGCGCCGGTGACGGTGACGCCGTGGCGGAGCACGGCCTGGTCGGGTGACGATCCCTTCAGGCCGGGCGGGGCCGGCAGGAGGGCGGCGACGGCGCCGACGAGCGGGCCGGCGACGATCAACGCCAGAAGGAACTGCATCACGGACTCGCTGATATCGATCACGGCTCACGCTCCGGCGGCGGCGTTGGCGAGGACGACGGCGACGATCGCCAGGACGACGGAGCCGGCGAGCAGGGCGCTGAGGTAGGTCTGCACGTTGCCCGTCTGGGCGCGGCGGACGAGCCAGCCGAGGCCCCTGGCGCTGTCGCCCGCGCCGCGTACGTAGGTGTCGACGACCTCGCGGTCCAGGAAGCGGACCAGCGAGGCGGCGGCGAGGACGGGGCGGACGAACAGCGTCCGGTAGACGGCGTCCAGGTGGAAGCCGGCGGCCGCCGCCCGGTGGAGCGGGCCGAGCAGGGCGCGGCCGGGGTCGGCCGGGTCCGGGGCCGAGGCGATGTCCCCGTAGGCGGGGGTGTGGCTCGCGATGGCCTCGGCCTCGACGAGACCGGCGTCGCCCTCGGGGTGGGCGGCGACGGCGCCGAGCGGGGTACGGGCCGCGAGGACGCGGGTGCGCTGCCAGACCGCGTAGGTGACGGCTGCGCCGACGACGGCGAGGCCGGTGCCGAGGACGGCGGTGGTGACGGTCGGGGTCAGCGGGTGGCCGTCGAACCAGTCGTCGAGGTGGCCGGCGGTCAGTCCGAAGCCGAGGGAGGGGACGGCGAGCACCCACAGGACGGCCGTCATCGTGACGGGCTGGCGGCCGTGATCGGGGGCTTCGGCGCCCCGGCCGCGGAAGGCGAGCAGCCACAGCCGGGCGGCGTACGCGGCGGTGAGCAGCGCCGTCAGCAGGCCGGCGACGAGCACGATCCAGCCGGCGCCGGCGGGGGCGGCGGTGCGGTCGCCGACGGCGGTGTGCTCGGCGGCGACGAGGACGGCTTCCTTGGAGAAGAAGCCGGCGAAGGGCGGGATCGCGGCGAGCGCGAGCAGGCCGACGGTCATCGTCCAGTAGGCGTCGGGCGCGCGCTTGGTCAGTCCGCTCATCCGGGACATGGCCGAGAGCGAGTTGGTGCCGGCGGCGTGGATGACCGCGCCCGCGGCGAGGAAGAGCAGTGCCTTGAAGGCGCCGTGCGCAAGGAGGTGGAAGACGGCGGCCCCGCGGTCGGCGACGGCGAGGGCGCCCGCCATGTAGCCGAGCTGGCCGATCGTCGAGTAGGCGAGGACCCGCTTGATGTCGTCCTGGGCGAGCGCGGCGAGCGCCGAGCCGGCCATGGTGACCGCGGCCATCACGGCGAGCACGGTCAGGGCGGCGCCGGAGGCGGCGAAGACCGGCAGCAGCCGGGCGACGAAGTAGACGCCGGCGGCGACCATCGTCGCCGCGTGGATCAGCGCGGAGACGGGGGTGGGACCGGCCATGGCGTCCGGGAGCCAGGTGTGCAGCGGGAACTGGGCGGACTTGCCCGCCACGCCGGCGAGGAGCAGCAGCGCCACCGGGGTGGGGTGGTCGAGGCCGCCGTTGGCGACCGCGCCGAGCACGCCGGTGATGCGGAAGGTGCCCGCGTCGACGGCCAGCGCGAACAGGCCGATCAGGAAGGGGACGTCACCGAGCTTGGTGACGAGGAATGCCTTCAGGGAGGCCGAGCGGGCCTCGGGGGTCTCCCAGTAGTGCCCGACGAGGAAGTACGAGCAGATGCCCATGACCTCCCAGCCGACCAGGAGCACCATCAGGTCGCCGGAGTAGACGACGAGCAGCATGGCGGAGGTGAAGAGGGAGACCAGCGCCGCGTACGAGGGGTAGCGCGGGTCGTCGCGCAGATAGCCGGTCGAGTAGATCTGCACGCAGGTGGCGACCACTGCGACCAGGACGGCGACGACGGCGGCGAAGCCGTCGATGTGCAGGGCCAGATCGATGGGGACGGAGCCGGTGGGGGTGAGCTGGGTGGCGGCGTCGAGGGCCTTCCCGCCGCCCTGCCGGATCGCGACGAGCACGGCGAGGACGGTCGCGGCGAGCGTCGGGAGCACGGCGAGCGGGCGCACGAAGCCGGGCGCGGTCCGGCCCAGGAGCAGGCCGGCGGCGGAACCGAGGAAGGGCAGGAGGGGGACGAGGACGGCGAGGGTCGTGGTGGTCACGCGGTGGCCTCGGCCTTCTCGCCGGCGGACGGCGTTTCCTCGGTGCCGCGGGGTTCGGCCGTGTCACGGAGGCGGTCGACGTCGGCGGTGCCGCGGTTGCGGTGGACCATCAGGACGATCGCGAGACCGATGCCGATCTCCGCGGCGGCGATGGCGATGGTGAAGAGGGTGAGGGCCTGGCCCGCGTGGAGGGTGTCGCGGAGCCACACGTCGAAGGCGACCAGGTTGAGGTTGACGGCGTTGAGCATGAGCTCGACGGACATCAGGACCAGGATCGCGTTGCGGCGGGCGAGGACTCCGTACAGCCCGACGGAGAACAGCAGGGCGGCGAGGACGGCCGGGTAGGCGAGGTGCATCAGCCTTCCTCTCCGTTCTTCTTCCGGGACAGGACGATGGCACCGACGAGGGCGGCGAGCAGCAGCACGGACAGCGCCTCGAAGGGCAGCACCCAGTGCCGGAAGAGGATCTCGCCGGAGACCTTGGTGGAGCCCTGGGCGGGCCCGTCGAGGTCGATCCAGGTGGTGCGGAAGGCGTCCAGGACCACCCACACCAGGGCGGCCGCTGCGGCCAGTGCGACGGCGAGGGCGACCGGCCGGTTGCCCGAGTCGGAGTCCGGGGAGCGGCCGATGGGGGCCTTGGTGAGCATGAGGCCGAAGAGGAGGAGGACGACGACGGAACCGACGTAGATCAGCACCTGGACCCAGGCGATGAACTCGGCGGTGAGCAGCAGGTACTCGACGGCGAGGCCGCCGAGCGCCACGACCAGCCACAGGGCGGCGTGGACGAGCTGCTTGGTGGTGACGGTGACGAGGGCCGCGCCGAGGGTGACGAGGCCGACGAGGAGGAAGGCGATCTCGACGCCGGTGGGCGAGAGGAAGCCGTCGGTCCGGGCGGCGAGGGTCTGCACGGCGAGGGTCACTGCGGGCCCTCCTGCTGCTGGGCCTGGGCGGCGGCCTCGGCGGCGGCCTGGGCGGCGGCCTTCTCCGCCGCCTTGCGGGCCGCGGCGAACTCCTTCGGCTCCTCCGCGCGCGGGTCGAGCGCGGGCGGCTCCGGCACCGTCCACATCCACTCGCGCAGCTTGTCGCGCTCGTGGGTCAGCTCGTGGATGTCGGTCTCCGCGTACTCGAACTCGGGCGACCAGAACAGCGCGTCGAAGGGGCACACCTCGATGCAGATGCCGCAGTACATGCACAGCGAGAAGTCGATCGCGAAGCGGTCGAGGACGTTGCGGCTGCGCTCCCGCCCGCCGGGGGCGGCCGGCGGGACCGTCTCCTTGTGGGAGTCGATGTAGATGCACCAGTCGGGGCACTCGCGGGCGCACAGCATGCACACCGTGCAGTTCTCCTCGAACAGCCCGATGACCCCGCGGGAGCGGGGCGGCAGCTCGGGCTGGACGTCCGGGTACTGCGCGGTGACGTTCTTGCGGGTCATCGTCCGCAGGGTGACGGCGAGGCCCTTGGCGAGGCCGGAGCCGGGGATGGGAGGCATTACTGGATCGCCACCTTCACGATGCCGGTGAGCGCGATCTGCGCGAGGGCGAGCGGGACGAGCGTCGTCCAGGCGAGCTTCTGGAGCTGGTCCTCGCGCAGGCGGGGGTAGGACACCCGGAGCCAGATCACGACGAAGGCCAGGACGGCGGTCTTGAGCAGGGTCCAGAACAGGCCCCAGCCGAGCCCGTCGCCGAAGGGTCCGTGCCAGCCGCCGAGGAAGAGGACGGTGGTCAGACCGCACAGGACGACGATGCCGGCGTACTCGGCGAGCAGGAACAGCGCGAAGCGCAGACCGGTGTACTCGGTGTACGCGCCGAAGATGATCTCCGAGTCGGCGACGGGCATGTCGAACGGGGGCCGCTGGAGCTCGGCGAGGCCGGCCGTGAAGAAGACGAGCGCGCCGACGATCTGCCAGGGCAGCCACCACCACGCGAAGGCGTCCAGGATCCCCGGGAGCGAGACCGTACCGGCCGCCATCGCGACGGACGCGGCGGCGAGCAGCATCGGCAGCTCGTACGCGAGCAGCTGCGCGGCGGTACGGAGCGCGCCGAGCAGCGAGAACTTGTTCGCCGACGCCCATCCGGCCATCAGGCTCCCGAGCACCCCGACGCCCATCACGGCCAGCACGAAGAACACCCCGGCGTCGACGACCTGCCCGACGGCGCCCTCGCCGGGGCCGATGGGGAGCGCGACGAGCACGAGGAGATACGGCAGCAGCGCGACGGCCGGCGCGAGCTGGAAGATCCGCCGGTCGGCGCTGGCCGGTACGACGTCCTCCTTCTGCGCGAACTTCACGCCGTCGGCGACGAGCTGCGCCCACCCGTGGAACCCGCCCGCGTACATGGGCCCGAGCCGGCCCTGCATGTGGGCCATGACCTTGTGCTCGGTCTGCCCGACGACGAGCGGCAGCACGAGGAACACGGCGAAGACGACGAGCAGCCGGAGGGCGACGTCGAGTACGTCGTTCACGCGGGATCGCCTCCGGCGGGGTCGGTGGGACTGTCGGTACGGGGCCGCCCGGCGCGGCCGTCGCCCCGGAGGGGCGGGACGTCGGGCGCCTCGCCCTCGGGGGCGGGTCGGTCGGCGTCACGTGACGTGGGTGGGGCGGCGGGCGCCTCGCCCGCCCGGGCGGTGCCGTCGGCGTCACCCGATGCGGGTGAGACGTCGGGCACCTCGCCCTCGGGGGCCGTGCGCTCGGCGTCACGTGACGTGGGTCGGGCGGCGGCGCTGCCGGGGGTGCCGGAGGACTGGTCCTCCTGGCCGACCGGGGTGGCGGCCTGGGCGCCGCCCGACGCCGGCAGGGCGGCGGACGCCTCGCCCGCCGGGGCGGTGCCGTCGGCGTCACCCGATGCGGGTGAGACTGCGGGGGCCGCGCCCTCTGCGGCGTCCGCCTCCGGGGCAGTGCCTTCGGCGGCGGGCGCGGGCAGGGCGTCCGTGGCCTCCGCCGCGGCCTCGGCCGGCGGGGCCTCGTCGGTGCCCGGGGCGGGCGGGGCGTCCGGACTGGTGTCCGGGGCCTCTCCACTCGTGGAGGGATCGACGGCCTTCGAGCCGTGGGCAGAGCCCGGCTCCGTCCGGGGCGCGGGAGTCGCGGGCTCGTCCGGGACGGCGGCGCTGGTGCGGCCGCCGGCCGGTTCCTCCGGGCCGGGGGCCGGAGTCTCGCTGGGGTTCCCGGGGTCCGCCGGGGCCGCGGGAGCCGTCGGTTCCTCGTCGAACGCCGGACGGGCGTGGTGCCACGGGGCGTCCGAGCTCCGCGTACGGGGCGCGGGCGCCGGTCGCTTGGGCGCCTCCGCGCGCTGGCTCGCCGAACCCGCGCTCGCGCTCCGGTTGCGGCGCGGACCGGCGGGGGCCGCACCGGCAGACGGGTCCACCGCAGCCGCCTCAGCGGACTCATCCGCCGCGGGCGCCTCCGCGCGCTGGCTCGCCGAACCCGCGCTCGCACTCCGATTGCGGCGCGGACCGGTGGGGGCCGCTCCGGCGGACTGGCCCGCCGGCCGTGAACGTTCCTCCGCACCGGGAGCCGCCGAACCCTCGGCCGCACCGGGGGCCGCCTCGGCAGCTCGGCCGGAAGGGGCAGGGGCGTCCGCACCGGCAGACGGGTCCGCCGCGGGCGCAGCCGCGTCCGCACCAGGAACCGACGTGCCGGGCGAAGGCGCGGACGCCTCCGCACGCTGGCTCGCCGAACCCGCACTCGCGCTCCGCGCGCGCCGCGGACCGGCCGCGGCCGGGGACGCGCCCGGCGTCGCCTCCGTCGACTCGCCCGCCGCGGGCGCCTCCGCGCGCTGGGTCGCCGAACCCGCGCTCGCGCTCCGCGCGCGGCGCGGACCGGTGGTCGGGGGTTCCGCGCCCTCCGTCGGGCGGGGCCGGCGGGCGGGGCGGTCGGCGGCAGCGCCCGCGCCGCGGGCGGGACGGGCCGGGGCAGGCGGGAGCTGGCCCTTGAGGGGACCCCACTCGTTGGGGTCGGGGACGCCCGGGGGAAGCATCTGGCGGCGCTTGGGGGCGTTGGGGTCGTGGGACTCGCCCGGTTCCTTGGCACCCGGCCACGCCTTGGCCACGCGGGCGGCGAGCACGAAGTCCTTGCGCAGGGGGTGGCCCTCGAAGTTCTCCGGGAGGAGGAGGTGGACCAGGTGCGGGTGGTCGGTGAAGGTGACGCCGAACATCTCGTACGTCTCGCGCTCGTGCCACGCCGCTCCGGCGTAGACGGACACCGCGGACGGCAGGACGGCGGCGCTGTGCGGGACCGTCGTGCGCAGGAGGAGGCGGCGGACGTGCCCCGCCTCCAGCGACGCGACGTGGGCGCACACGCGGAAGCCCGTGTCCGGCTCGTCGACCGCGCTCAGCCAGTCGAAGTACGTGCAGCCCAGCTTGTCCCGGGCGATCTCGAGCGCCGCGATCCACGAGCCGGTCGGGACGTCGACGGTCAGCAGGTCGAAGGCCCGCTCCGCCGTCGCCTCCTCGCCGAAGATCTCGGTGACGCCGTCGGGGAGGGTGTCGTACGGGTTCACCGCGCGTCACCGCCCGGCTTCGGCGCGGCCACCAGGCCGCTGGTCAGCTGGGACACCGACGGCGCCCCGGCCCCGTACCGCTCGCCCAGGTTCTCCCGCGCGATCTTCTCCTGGAGCTTGAGGATGCCCTGGAGGAGCGCTTCGGGGCGCGGCGGGCAGCCCGGCACGTACACGTCCACCGGAATGATCTGGTCGACGCCCTTGGTGACCGAGTACGAGTCCCAGTACGGGCCGCCGCAGTTGGAACAGGCGCCGAAGGAGATGACGTACTTCGGCTCGGGCATCTGCTCGTACAGCCGCTTCACGGCGGGCGCCATCTTGTCCGTCACCGTGCCGGAGACGATCATCAGGTCGGCCTGGCGCGGGCCCGGCGCGAAGGGGATCACGCCGAGCCGGATGAAGTCGTGGCGGGCCATCGACGCGGCGATGAACTCGATCGCGCAGCAGGCGAGGCCGAAGTTGAACACCCAGAGGCTGTAGCGGCGGCCCCAGTTCAGGACCACCTTCATCGGCTCGGGGGCCAGTCGGGCGAGCGGGCCGAGCTTCGGGGCGGGGAGCGGGGTCACGTCCATGTCAGGACGCCCTTCTTGTACGCGTAGAGCAGTCCCACGGCCAGGAAGCCGAGGAAGACGAACATCTCGACGAGGGTCGTCGCCCCGTAGCCGGGCGCGGCGAAGACCGTGGCCCAGGGGAAGAGGAAGATCGAGTCGACGGCGAAGATCACGTAGAGGAAGGCGTAGACGTAGTAGCGGACCTGGGTGTGGGCCCAGCCCTCCCCCACCGGGTCGACGCCGCACTCGTAGGTGAGGAGCTTCTCCGGGGTCGGCACGACGGGGCGGAGCAGCCGCCCGGCGCCGAAGGCGACCGCGACGAAGAGCACGCCCAGGACGGCCAGCAGGCCGACGACGGAGTACGTCTGGAAGTAGTCCGCCGCGTGGTCCGCCGCGTAACCCGTCGCGTGGTCCGCCGCGACAACGGTCGGTTCCCGCACGTCCGCCCCTCGGTCTCGGTGTCTCATCCCTCACGTGTTTACGCAGGCGAGTCTAGGCCCTGCTAAAGGGAGCGTAAGCAGTCGCGGTGGGGTTATCCCCCCTCCGTTCCCGGCCACCTCCCCCATGGCGTGTCCGGCCCCGCTACCGGCAGTCTTGCGGTCATGAGCGACCGCCGCACCGACACCCCCTCCGAAGCCGGGACCGACACGCGGACCGATGCCCGGACCGATGCCCGGACCGGCACCCGGGTCGACGCCCCGGCCGATGCCGGGACCGGCGCACGGGCCGACGCCCCGGCCGACACCGGGACCGGCACCCCGGCCGACGCCTCGCTGCCGCCCGCGCGGTTCGCCCTCGGCCGGCACACCTGGAAGGAGGTCGCGCACCTCCTCGCCGACCTCCCGTGCGCGCTGGCCGGCTTCCTGTACTCCGTGGTGACCGTCTCGCTCGGCGTGGGCCTCGCGGTCACGGTCGTCGGTCTGCCGCTGCTCGCGCTCGGCCTCTCTGGTGCGCGCGGCATGGGACGGGCGGAACGGGCCCGGGCGCGCGGGCTGCTCGGCGTCCGCGTGGACGAGCCGAGCCGGCTGCCGGGCGGGGACGGGTTCTTCGGCTGGCTGTGGTCGCGCCTCAGGGATCCGGTGGCCTGGCGCAGTCAGCTGTACGGGTTCATCCGGCTGCCCTGGGGCGTGCTGGCCTTCACGGTGACCCTGGTGTCGCTGTTCGTGCTGTGGCCGGTGCTGCCGTTCCTGGCGCGCGGCCTGTCCAACGTGGACCGGGCCCTGGTGCGGGGGCTGCTGTCGCCCTCGGACGAGCTGGAGCGGCGGATCGCGGAGCTGGAGTCGGACCGGGGCGTGGTCGTGGACACCGCCGCCGCCGACCTGCGCCGCATCGAACGCGACCTGCACGACGGCGCCCAAGCCCGGCTCGTCGCCCTCGCGATGGGGCTCGGTCTCGCGAAGGAGAAGCTCCTCGACGACCCGGAGGCGGCCGCGGCGATGGTCGACGAGGCGCACGGCGAGGTCAAGCTCGCCCTCCAGGAGCTGCGCGACCTGGCCCGGGGCATCCACCCGGCCGTCCTCACCGACCGCGGCCTCGACGCCGCACTCTCCGCCGTCGCCGCCCGCTGCACCGTCCCGGTGCGGGTCTCGGTCGACCTGGCCGAGCGGCCCGCCGAGGCGATCGAGGGCATCGCCTACTTCACCGTGTCCGAGCTGCTGCAGAACGTCTCCAAGCACTCCCGGGCCCGTTCCGCCTCGGTGGAGGTGTGGCGGGCGAAGGACCGCCTGATGCTCCAGGTCCGCGACGACGGCGTGGGCGGGGCACGGCTCGACGGGGCGCGGCTCGACGGCGGCGGTACGGGGATGGCGGGGCTCGCGGAACGGCTCGGCGCGGTCGACGGCGTCTTCGTCGTGGACTCGCCGACGGGCGGGCCGACGGTGGTCACGGCGGAGCTGCCCTGGCGGGACCGTACGCCGTCCACCGCGGCGCGCCGGTAGGGGCGCCCTTCCCGTTCCGGTGCCCGGAGCGCGCCGGGTGGGCCCTCCGTTCCGACGACCGGAGCGCGCGGGCAGGACCCCGTACCGAAGCCGGCCCGCCGCCCGGACCCCCGTACCGGAAACCGGAGCGCGTCGACTGGCCCTCCGTACCGGAAATCGGAGCGCGCCGGGCGGGCCCTCCGTTCCGGAAACCGGAGGCCGCCGGTAGGGACAACCCCCCGTCACAGACGCCCACCCTCCTCATGGTCCCGGCCCCCTCCCTCCCGCGAGGGTGGGGGTACCTGACCGACCCCGGATGAGAAACGGACTCCCGATGGCCTCCCTCCGTCCCCCCGCCGCCGTCCGCGCGCCCTTCGAGGGGCGCACCTGGCGCGAGTTCGGCTACGTCCTGACCGGGCTGCCGCTGAGCGTCCTGTCCTTCTCTCTCGCCGTCACCCTGGTCTCGGCCGGTGCCGGACTGCTCGTGACCTTCCTCGGCATCCCGGTCCTGGCCGGGGCGCTCACCGTCTGCCGGGGTTTCGGTGCGGTGGAGCGGGCGCGGGCGCGCGGGCTGCTGGGGCTCGACGTACGGGCTCCGGAGCCGGCGCGGGGGCGGACCGGCGGGGCCCTGTCGTGGATGGGCGCGACGCTGAAGAGCGGGGTGTCCTGGCGGCACCTGCTCTACGCGTTCGTGCACTTCCCGTGGGCGGTCTTCTCCTTCCCCGTGACGCTGGCGCTGTGGGCGTGGGGCTGGGGCCTGTTCACGTATCCGCTGTGGCAGTGGGTGTTCCCGATGTACGCGGGTCAGGACGGGCTCCAGGTGTACGGGGACGAGACGCACGCCCTCTACCTCGACTCCCCGTTCGAGATCGCCGTCACCTCTCTCGTGGGCCTGGTCTTCGTGCTCGTGTGGCCGTGGGTCACGCGGGGCCTGGTGGCGGTCGACCGGCTGATGGTGTCGGGGCTGCTCGGTCCGTCGCGGCTGGCCGACCGGGTCACGGAGCTGGAGTCGGACCGGGGCGTGGTCGTGGACACCGCCGCCGCCGACCTGCGCCGCATCGAACGCGACCTGCACGACGGCGCCCAGGCCCGGCTCGTCGCCCTCGCGATGGATCTGGGCCTGGCGAAGGAGCGGCTGGCACGGGATCCGCTGGCCGCGGCGGCGATGGTCGACGAGGCGCACGGCGAGGTCAAGCTCGCCCTCCAGGAGCTGCGCGACCTGGCCCGGGGCATCCACCCCGCCGTCCTCACCGACCGCGGCCTCGACGCCGCCCTCTCCGCCGTCGCCGCCCGCTGCACCGTCCCGGTGTCGGTGGAGGTGGACCTGCCGGGCCGGCCGGCCGCGGCGATCGAGGGCATCGCCTACTTCACCGTGTCCGAGCTGCTGCAGAACGTCTCCAAGCACTCCCGGGCCGCGCGGGCCTGGGTGGACGTGTGGCGCAGGGACGACCGGCTGATGCTCCAGGTACGGGACGACGGCGCGGGCGGTGCGGACCCGGCGGCGGGGCGCGGCCTCGCGGGCCTGGCGGAACGGATCGACGCGGTCGACGGCGTCCTGGCGGTCGACTCGCCCTCGGGCGGCCCGACGACGGTGACGGCGGAGCTGCCCTGGCGGCCCTGACCCCCGGCCGGAGTGGCCCGACGACGGCGGCCGCAGAGCTGCCCTACGGCCCTGAACACCGGCCGGGGCGGCCCGACGACGGTGACGGCGGAGCTGCCCTGGCGGCCCTGAGCCCGGCCGGGGCGGCCCGCCCCGCCCCGCTC
It encodes:
- a CDS encoding complex I subunit 1 family protein gives rise to the protein MNDVLDVALRLLVVFAVFLVLPLVVGQTEHKVMAHMQGRLGPMYAGGFHGWAQLVADGVKFAQKEDVVPASADRRIFQLAPAVALLPYLLVLVALPIGPGEGAVGQVVDAGVFFVLAVMGVGVLGSLMAGWASANKFSLLGALRTAAQLLAYELPMLLAAASVAMAAGTVSLPGILDAFAWWWLPWQIVGALVFFTAGLAELQRPPFDMPVADSEIIFGAYTEYTGLRFALFLLAEYAGIVVLCGLTTVLFLGGWHGPFGDGLGWGLFWTLLKTAVLAFVVIWLRVSYPRLREDQLQKLAWTTLVPLALAQIALTGIVKVAIQ
- a CDS encoding NADH-quinone oxidoreductase subunit B family protein, producing the protein MDVTPLPAPKLGPLARLAPEPMKVVLNWGRRYSLWVFNFGLACCAIEFIAASMARHDFIRLGVIPFAPGPRQADLMIVSGTVTDKMAPAVKRLYEQMPEPKYVISFGACSNCGGPYWDSYSVTKGVDQIIPVDVYVPGCPPRPEALLQGILKLQEKIARENLGERYGAGAPSVSQLTSGLVAAPKPGGDAR
- a CDS encoding sensor histidine kinase; protein product: MSDRRTDTPSEAGTDTRTDARTDARTGTRVDAPADAGTGARADAPADTGTGTPADASLPPARFALGRHTWKEVAHLLADLPCALAGFLYSVVTVSLGVGLAVTVVGLPLLALGLSGARGMGRAERARARGLLGVRVDEPSRLPGGDGFFGWLWSRLRDPVAWRSQLYGFIRLPWGVLAFTVTLVSLFVLWPVLPFLARGLSNVDRALVRGLLSPSDELERRIAELESDRGVVVDTAAADLRRIERDLHDGAQARLVALAMGLGLAKEKLLDDPEAAAAMVDEAHGEVKLALQELRDLARGIHPAVLTDRGLDAALSAVAARCTVPVRVSVDLAERPAEAIEGIAYFTVSELLQNVSKHSRARSASVEVWRAKDRLMLQVRDDGVGGARLDGARLDGGGTGMAGLAERLGAVDGVFVVDSPTGGPTVVTAELPWRDRTPSTAARR
- a CDS encoding NADH-quinone oxidoreductase subunit C, whose amino-acid sequence is MNPYDTLPDGVTEIFGEEATAERAFDLLTVDVPTGSWIAALEIARDKLGCTYFDWLSAVDEPDTGFRVCAHVASLEAGHVRRLLLRTTVPHSAAVLPSAVSVYAGAAWHERETYEMFGVTFTDHPHLVHLLLPENFEGHPLRKDFVLAARVAKAWPGAKEPGESHDPNAPKRRQMLPPGVPDPNEWGPLKGQLPPAPARPARGAGAAADRPARRPRPTEGAEPPTTGPRRARSASAGSATQRAEAPAAGESTEATPGASPAAAGPRRARSASAGSASQRAEASAPSPGTSVPGADAAAPAADPSAGADAPAPSGRAAEAAPGAAEGSAAPGAEERSRPAGQSAGAAPTGPRRNRSASAGSASQRAEAPAADESAEAAAVDPSAGAAPAGPRRNRSASAGSASQRAEAPKRPAPAPRTRSSDAPWHHARPAFDEEPTAPAAPADPGNPSETPAPGPEEPAGGRTSAAVPDEPATPAPRTEPGSAHGSKAVDPSTSGEAPDTSPDAPPAPGTDEAPPAEAAAEATDALPAPAAEGTAPEADAAEGAAPAVSPASGDADGTAPAGEASAALPASGGAQAATPVGQEDQSSGTPGSAAARPTSRDAERTAPEGEVPDVSPASGDADGTARAGEAPAAPPTSRDADRPAPEGEAPDVPPLRGDGRAGRPRTDSPTDPAGGDPA
- a CDS encoding sensor histidine kinase gives rise to the protein MASLRPPAAVRAPFEGRTWREFGYVLTGLPLSVLSFSLAVTLVSAGAGLLVTFLGIPVLAGALTVCRGFGAVERARARGLLGLDVRAPEPARGRTGGALSWMGATLKSGVSWRHLLYAFVHFPWAVFSFPVTLALWAWGWGLFTYPLWQWVFPMYAGQDGLQVYGDETHALYLDSPFEIAVTSLVGLVFVLVWPWVTRGLVAVDRLMVSGLLGPSRLADRVTELESDRGVVVDTAAADLRRIERDLHDGAQARLVALAMDLGLAKERLARDPLAAAAMVDEAHGEVKLALQELRDLARGIHPAVLTDRGLDAALSAVAARCTVPVSVEVDLPGRPAAAIEGIAYFTVSELLQNVSKHSRAARAWVDVWRRDDRLMLQVRDDGAGGADPAAGRGLAGLAERIDAVDGVLAVDSPSGGPTTVTAELPWRP
- a CDS encoding NADH-quinone oxidoreductase subunit A is translated as MREPTVVAADHATGYAADHAADYFQTYSVVGLLAVLGVLFVAVAFGAGRLLRPVVPTPEKLLTYECGVDPVGEGWAHTQVRYYVYAFLYVIFAVDSIFLFPWATVFAAPGYGATTLVEMFVFLGFLAVGLLYAYKKGVLTWT